In Halomarina salina, one DNA window encodes the following:
- a CDS encoding DUF7504 family protein, which translates to MVEFADPHDSAPPRRRPTATPDEASLRTDDTTLGETLRDLKRRGCSVLVTGAVPFETRAAMSRRLFGVPDERRFRLLAVTNSVGLPVARYLPDGLGARDDAVTVVDFADELRGGVAASSGDTGTATGSSPTVRTDDADRVASLGTSLSSAVATVADRVDTFAPGELRVGVASLSGPYDEEEADRVRTTLGSMVEDVVDHRGMVHCHLLGEADGRTANGLMPSFDVRIELRDRGTGTPEHRWVVPEQSVRTAWVPL; encoded by the coding sequence ATGGTCGAGTTCGCCGACCCGCACGACTCCGCACCACCTCGCCGCCGTCCGACGGCGACGCCCGACGAGGCGTCGCTCAGAACGGACGACACCACGCTCGGCGAGACGTTACGGGACCTCAAGCGGCGGGGGTGCTCGGTGCTCGTGACGGGGGCGGTCCCGTTCGAGACGCGGGCCGCCATGTCCCGCCGCCTGTTCGGTGTCCCCGACGAGCGGCGCTTTCGACTGCTCGCCGTGACCAACAGCGTCGGTCTCCCGGTCGCCCGTTACCTCCCGGACGGTCTCGGGGCGCGGGACGACGCCGTGACCGTGGTCGACTTCGCCGACGAACTCCGGGGAGGAGTCGCGGCGAGTTCGGGCGACACCGGTACCGCCACCGGTTCGTCACCCACCGTCCGCACCGACGACGCGGACCGGGTCGCGTCGCTCGGTACCTCGCTATCGTCGGCGGTCGCGACGGTCGCAGACCGCGTCGATACGTTCGCGCCAGGCGAACTCCGGGTGGGCGTCGCGTCGCTCTCTGGTCCCTACGACGAGGAGGAGGCCGACCGCGTGCGCACGACGCTCGGCTCGATGGTCGAGGACGTCGTCGACCACCGGGGGATGGTCCACTGTCACCTGCTCGGCGAGGCCGACGGCCGGACGGCGAACGGGCTGATGCCGTCGTTCGACGTCCGCATCGAACTCCGCGACCGCGGAACTGGGACCCCCGAACACCGGTGGGTCGTCCCCGAACAGTCGGTGCGGACGGCGTGGGTCCCGCTGTGA
- a CDS encoding DUF7503 family protein: MSKTTVAERLANHPKLTGALFVALIALSQVGSAAAAAGSTLGGP; this comes from the coding sequence ATGTCGAAGACCACGGTTGCAGAACGACTGGCGAACCACCCGAAACTGACCGGAGCCCTCTTCGTGGCGCTCATCGCACTCTCACAGGTGGGTTCGGCGGCCGCGGCCGCAGGGTCGACGCTGGGTGGCCCGTAG
- a CDS encoding MBL fold metallo-hydrolase: protein MEEVHSDWDDWLLRAVEGSDPQGLAVWYLGCNGFVVKASDGTTLFVDPYLATGDPPRTVRMIPVPFDPADVEEADAVFATHEHTDHANGPSQGPILANTDAPFFAPDASLDVVDEEGWREEWDLDDDRFVEVAEGDTIDVGEVTVHVEPAHDPDAEHPVSYVVEHAGRTFFHGGDARPSDHFADVGERYDIDLGALAFGSAGTIPDKETGEPTDTQWYSGENDVVEAARQLHLDRFLPTHWDMWKGLTADPTALGPHVRGFEHPRRLELLEIGDSTVV from the coding sequence ATGGAAGAGGTGCACTCCGACTGGGACGATTGGCTCCTCCGGGCGGTGGAGGGGAGCGACCCGCAGGGACTGGCGGTCTGGTATCTCGGCTGTAACGGCTTCGTCGTGAAGGCGAGCGACGGGACGACGCTGTTCGTCGACCCGTATCTCGCGACGGGCGACCCCCCGCGGACCGTCCGGATGATTCCGGTCCCGTTCGACCCGGCGGACGTCGAGGAGGCGGACGCCGTCTTCGCGACCCACGAACACACCGACCACGCGAACGGGCCGAGCCAGGGACCGATCCTCGCCAACACCGACGCGCCGTTCTTCGCGCCGGACGCCTCGCTGGACGTCGTCGACGAGGAGGGGTGGCGCGAGGAGTGGGACCTCGACGACGACCGGTTCGTCGAGGTGGCGGAGGGCGACACCATCGACGTCGGCGAGGTGACGGTCCACGTCGAACCCGCTCACGACCCCGACGCCGAGCACCCGGTGTCGTACGTCGTCGAACACGCGGGTCGGACGTTCTTCCACGGCGGTGACGCTCGCCCGAGCGACCACTTCGCCGACGTGGGGGAGCGCTACGACATCGACCTCGGTGCGCTCGCGTTCGGGAGCGCGGGGACGATTCCCGACAAGGAGACGGGCGAACCGACCGACACACAGTGGTACTCCGGGGAGAACGACGTGGTCGAGGCCGCTCGACAGTTGCACCTCGACCGGTTCCTGCCGACGCACTGGGACATGTGGAAGGGACTGACCGCCGACCCGACGGCGCTCGGCCCCCACGTCCGAGGGTTCGAGCACCCGAGGCGGCTCGAACTCCTCGAGATCGGCGACAGCACGGTCGTCTGA
- a CDS encoding YihY/virulence factor BrkB family protein, which produces MFRQYDTAETALTIAESSYDQKIQYPAAALAYYGFVSLLPLLVLLVAVIGEPVTEPVRGGVFHFLTPQAQQAVSSGLDDASGKAGATLFAVVVLVWSAANVTAGFETMVGRVEGSSDDSLAARVRNAVSVLGSLGLGVASVVAATALFALLPGASHVFAGGLVVLFVALTLVFLPLYYVPTTEIPSLAAALPGTLTVAFGWTGLLAVVRYYVTHAATYAIYGVLSGIILVLTSLYVAAVVLMLGFVVNATFSDGTAVSNPPG; this is translated from the coding sequence GTGTTTCGCCAGTACGACACGGCCGAGACCGCGCTCACCATCGCCGAGTCGTCGTACGACCAGAAGATCCAGTATCCAGCGGCCGCGCTCGCGTACTACGGGTTCGTCTCGTTGCTCCCGTTGCTCGTGTTGCTGGTCGCGGTGATCGGCGAACCGGTCACCGAACCCGTCCGAGGCGGGGTGTTCCACTTCCTCACCCCCCAGGCACAACAGGCGGTGTCGAGCGGACTGGACGACGCGTCCGGGAAGGCTGGTGCGACGCTGTTCGCGGTCGTCGTCCTCGTCTGGAGTGCGGCGAACGTCACCGCGGGCTTCGAGACGATGGTCGGGCGCGTCGAAGGCTCGTCCGACGACTCCCTGGCCGCCCGGGTCCGCAACGCGGTCAGCGTCCTCGGTTCGCTCGGACTGGGGGTCGCCTCCGTCGTCGCCGCGACCGCTCTCTTCGCACTCCTGCCCGGCGCTTCGCACGTCTTCGCCGGCGGACTGGTCGTCCTGTTCGTCGCGCTCACGCTCGTCTTTCTACCGCTGTACTACGTCCCGACGACCGAGATTCCCTCGCTGGCGGCCGCACTCCCCGGGACGCTCACGGTCGCCTTCGGCTGGACGGGGCTTCTCGCCGTGGTCAGATACTACGTCACGCACGCGGCCACGTACGCTATCTACGGTGTCCTCAGCGGAATCATACTCGTCCTCACGAGCCTCTACGTCGCCGCGGTCGTGCTCATGCTGGGCTTCGTCGTCAACGCGACGTTCTCGGACGGAACGGCCGTCTCGAACCCGCCAGGGTAG
- a CDS encoding YlbF family regulator, protein MSIETTPESDEADEIPPAARATELATDLGDAISDLPAYQEFAEAKQAVEESEDAQEKIQSFEQKREEFMLARQTGNASNEDLRDLQAAQEELHDIPVMSDYLRAQSDLELQLQELNEMISAPLSVDFGEKAGGCCQD, encoded by the coding sequence ATGAGCATCGAGACCACGCCGGAGTCCGACGAGGCCGACGAGATTCCCCCCGCCGCTCGCGCGACGGAACTCGCGACCGACCTCGGAGACGCCATCAGCGACCTCCCCGCGTACCAGGAGTTCGCCGAGGCGAAGCAGGCCGTCGAGGAGAGCGAGGATGCCCAGGAGAAGATTCAGTCGTTCGAACAGAAGCGCGAGGAGTTCATGCTCGCCCGCCAGACCGGTAACGCCTCGAACGAGGACCTCCGCGACCTGCAGGCCGCACAGGAGGAGCTCCACGACATCCCCGTCATGAGCGACTACCTCCGCGCGCAGTCCGACCTCGAACTCCAGTTGCAGGAGCTCAACGAGATGATCTCCGCGCCGCTCTCGGTCGACTTCGGCGAGAAGGCTGGCGGCTGCTGTCAGGACTGA
- a CDS encoding flavodoxin domain-containing protein, protein MASILLLYGTSEGQTEKIAHHVAGVLTGRGHAVELVHGERLPDSLDLPAYDAVVVGDSIHRSRHHAYVREFVERNREVLNDCVSAFYQVSLSAASERPESVAEVEAIEESFLDETGWTPDHVASFAGAIVYSQYGPLKRFVMRRIARKEGGDTDTSRDYEYTDWGEVTAFAEAVAADLPDLRQT, encoded by the coding sequence GTGGCATCCATCCTACTACTGTACGGGACCTCCGAGGGACAGACCGAGAAGATCGCCCACCACGTGGCGGGCGTCCTCACCGGCCGCGGCCACGCGGTGGAACTGGTCCACGGCGAACGCCTCCCCGACTCGCTCGACCTGCCCGCGTACGACGCGGTCGTCGTCGGCGACTCCATCCACCGGAGTCGGCACCACGCCTACGTCAGGGAGTTCGTCGAGCGCAACCGCGAGGTGCTGAACGACTGCGTCTCGGCGTTCTACCAGGTGAGCCTCTCGGCGGCCAGCGAACGCCCCGAGAGCGTCGCGGAGGTGGAGGCCATCGAGGAGTCGTTCCTCGACGAGACCGGGTGGACGCCGGACCACGTCGCCAGTTTCGCGGGTGCCATCGTCTACTCCCAGTACGGGCCCCTCAAGCGGTTCGTGATGCGACGTATCGCCCGGAAAGAGGGTGGCGACACCGACACCTCCCGGGACTACGAGTACACGGACTGGGGGGAGGTGACGGCGTTCGCGGAGGCAGTCGCCGCCGACCTCCCGGACCTTCGGCAGACCTAA
- a CDS encoding DUF7130 family rubredoxin-like protein, with protein MTDDSQRTTIKPGQRVYDDDGTELGVIRGLTETGFQVRLGESVDHLDLETDPGHEFGEGYLMWRCDECGEMGDLEDGYPEECPNCGTPKRNLYAWLED; from the coding sequence ATGACAGACGACAGTCAGCGGACGACTATCAAACCCGGACAGCGCGTCTACGACGACGACGGGACCGAACTGGGTGTCATCCGTGGGCTGACGGAGACGGGGTTCCAGGTCCGACTCGGCGAGTCGGTCGACCACCTCGACCTGGAGACCGACCCCGGCCACGAGTTCGGTGAGGGGTACCTGATGTGGCGCTGTGACGAGTGCGGCGAGATGGGCGACCTGGAGGACGGCTACCCCGAGGAGTGCCCGAACTGTGGAACGCCGAAACGCAACCTCTACGCGTGGCTGGAAGACTGA
- the dph2 gene encoding diphthamide biosynthesis enzyme Dph2, with translation MSQESQHDYSEGDLRKTGMALKHERTWDYELDRIVEAVEERGAEKVGLQFPEGLKRRAPHVADDLRALLPDDTRVLISGQPCYGACDLDTYMMRRTDVFVHFGHSPMKESDKIIYVPLFSNVEVEPIMEESLEELSDPDEDPDVGLVTTAQHMNKFDEMKAWLTERGYEVHTRRGDDRLTHEGQVLGCNYASADIDADQVLYVGGGKFHPLGLAMEHPEKNVVIADPVNNVVTIADTEKFLKQRYGAVHRAMDAETWGVVFCTKIGQGRWEVANDIVEENENAYLLTMDEVTPDRLTQFGFDAYVNTGCPRITTDDGPQFKQPMLTPGEYQIAIGEEPLDSLSFDTFHGTW, from the coding sequence ATGAGCCAGGAATCGCAGCACGACTACTCGGAGGGCGACCTGCGGAAGACCGGGATGGCCCTCAAACACGAGCGAACCTGGGACTACGAACTCGACCGCATCGTCGAGGCCGTCGAGGAACGCGGGGCCGAGAAGGTCGGTCTCCAGTTCCCGGAGGGACTGAAGCGACGCGCACCGCACGTCGCCGACGACCTGCGCGCACTCCTCCCCGACGACACGCGCGTCCTCATCTCCGGGCAGCCCTGTTACGGCGCCTGTGACCTCGACACCTACATGATGCGCCGGACGGACGTGTTCGTCCACTTCGGCCACTCGCCGATGAAGGAGTCGGACAAGATCATCTACGTCCCGCTGTTCTCGAACGTCGAGGTCGAACCCATCATGGAGGAGTCCCTCGAGGAACTCTCCGACCCGGACGAGGACCCCGACGTCGGCCTCGTGACGACCGCCCAGCACATGAACAAGTTCGACGAGATGAAGGCGTGGCTCACCGAGCGCGGCTACGAGGTCCACACCCGTCGGGGCGACGACCGCCTCACCCACGAAGGGCAGGTGCTCGGCTGCAACTACGCCAGCGCCGACATCGACGCGGACCAGGTGCTGTACGTCGGCGGCGGGAAGTTCCACCCGCTCGGACTGGCGATGGAACACCCCGAGAAGAACGTCGTCATCGCCGACCCGGTCAACAACGTCGTCACCATCGCGGACACGGAGAAGTTCCTCAAGCAGCGCTACGGTGCGGTCCACCGCGCGATGGACGCCGAGACGTGGGGCGTCGTCTTCTGTACGAAGATCGGGCAGGGACGCTGGGAGGTCGCCAACGACATCGTCGAGGAGAACGAGAACGCCTACCTGCTGACGATGGACGAGGTGACGCCCGACCGCCTCACGCAGTTCGGCTTCGACGCCTACGTCAACACCGGCTGTCCGCGCATCACCACCGACGACGGCCCGCAGTTCAAACAGCCGATGCTCACCCCCGGCGAGTACCAGATCGCCATCGGCGAGGAGCCGCTCGACTCGCTGTCGTTCGACACGTTCCACGGTACCTGGTAG
- a CDS encoding DUF7139 domain-containing protein has protein sequence MSEDGSIETTLIEWYRRFIGEPEREVDVYAGFAMFFGGVALGLVGLGLFVVEQVVFGPGKTFWLREIAFAIGASGLPTLFLGVTVLLPVEKRARIGAVTGEAISLAAVAFFVWAHPWHWNVDSGVDYSMQGVGIYALGVVTVIAATFAALVSYHVERASPDQVVAEASEEDTGPEVTDEDVRRDIDEAMANTEMTWGGVPKDNTRRITVKDNSDGLDTSGFEGVEAKSHRSSGSGVDAAVAGLQGMRGGESARKTARGSGTDDQAAALAQLQEKKRKDAEREEKLSDLNSGGLLGRLKSMLNLG, from the coding sequence ATGAGCGAGGACGGCAGTATCGAGACGACACTGATCGAGTGGTATCGGCGCTTCATCGGTGAACCCGAGCGTGAGGTCGACGTGTACGCGGGGTTCGCGATGTTCTTCGGTGGTGTGGCGCTGGGGCTGGTCGGCCTCGGACTGTTCGTCGTCGAACAGGTCGTGTTCGGCCCGGGGAAGACGTTCTGGCTGCGCGAGATCGCGTTCGCCATCGGCGCGTCGGGGCTCCCGACGCTGTTCCTCGGCGTCACGGTGCTCCTCCCCGTCGAGAAACGAGCGCGAATCGGCGCGGTGACGGGCGAGGCTATCAGTCTCGCCGCGGTCGCGTTCTTCGTCTGGGCGCACCCGTGGCACTGGAACGTCGACTCGGGCGTGGACTACAGCATGCAGGGCGTCGGCATCTACGCCCTCGGCGTCGTCACGGTCATCGCCGCGACGTTTGCCGCGCTGGTGAGCTACCACGTCGAACGGGCCTCACCCGACCAGGTCGTCGCCGAGGCGAGCGAGGAGGACACCGGCCCGGAAGTGACCGACGAGGACGTCCGTCGAGACATCGACGAGGCGATGGCGAACACCGAGATGACGTGGGGCGGCGTCCCGAAGGACAACACGCGTCGCATCACGGTCAAGGACAACTCCGACGGCCTCGACACGTCCGGCTTCGAGGGCGTCGAGGCGAAGTCCCACCGGTCGTCCGGAAGCGGCGTCGACGCTGCCGTCGCGGGCCTACAGGGGATGCGCGGCGGCGAATCCGCCCGCAAGACCGCTCGCGGGTCGGGCACGGACGACCAGGCGGCGGCGCTCGCACAGCTCCAGGAGAAGAAACGGAAGGACGCCGAGCGAGAGGAGAAGCTATCGGACCTCAACAGCGGCGGTCTCCTCGGGCGGCTGAAGTCGATGCTGAACCTCGGGTAG
- a CDS encoding cell division protein FtsA, protein MAKGLDVGTMNIISGKQDDGDTVFVQQRNSFVEIEHSDMAEQMLSRSDVLHIRKDDKVYVVGDDALNFANIFKQETRRPMQRGILSNDEKSAIPMIKLIIEQVAGEPEYPGERIHFSTPADPIDSDLSTLYHQKTCESFLSDMGYEPEPINEGMAVIYSELADNNFTGLGVSFGAGMTNICLAYYAVPVMTFSIARGGDWIDEQAARATGKPVDKVTSIKEDDFELDFKTDVGGVEGALAIYYENLLDYVIENIAREVDDEDVEEGLDVPVVVTGGTSSPSGFEKLFEDHLEESNLPFSVSGVKKASEPLYSVARGSLVAARSEEDRDKPNKSKPVKSSSSSGNQSNKGSSSSSKGKSKKNKSSKKQSQKASSDN, encoded by the coding sequence ATGGCGAAAGGCCTAGACGTCGGCACGATGAACATCATTTCGGGAAAACAGGACGACGGCGACACCGTCTTCGTCCAGCAGCGCAACTCCTTCGTCGAGATAGAACACTCCGACATGGCAGAGCAGATGCTCTCCCGTTCGGACGTGCTCCACATCCGCAAGGACGACAAGGTGTACGTGGTTGGTGACGACGCACTCAACTTCGCGAACATCTTCAAGCAGGAGACCCGCCGCCCGATGCAGCGTGGCATCCTCTCGAACGACGAGAAGAGCGCCATCCCCATGATCAAGCTCATCATCGAGCAGGTCGCGGGCGAGCCCGAGTACCCCGGCGAGCGAATCCACTTCTCGACGCCGGCAGACCCCATCGACTCGGACCTCTCGACGCTGTACCACCAGAAGACGTGCGAGTCGTTCCTCTCGGACATGGGCTACGAGCCCGAACCGATCAACGAGGGGATGGCAGTCATCTACAGCGAACTCGCGGACAACAACTTCACCGGCCTCGGCGTGAGCTTCGGTGCGGGCATGACGAACATCTGCCTGGCGTACTACGCGGTGCCGGTCATGACGTTCTCCATCGCCCGCGGTGGCGACTGGATCGACGAGCAGGCCGCCCGCGCGACGGGCAAGCCCGTCGACAAGGTCACCTCCATCAAAGAGGACGACTTCGAACTCGACTTCAAGACGGACGTCGGCGGCGTGGAGGGCGCGCTCGCCATCTACTACGAGAACCTGCTCGACTACGTCATCGAGAACATCGCCCGCGAGGTCGACGACGAGGACGTCGAGGAGGGTCTCGACGTTCCCGTGGTCGTCACCGGCGGCACGTCGTCGCCCAGCGGCTTCGAGAAGCTCTTCGAGGACCACCTCGAGGAGTCCAACCTGCCGTTCTCGGTCAGCGGCGTGAAGAAGGCCTCCGAGCCGCTCTACAGCGTCGCTCGCGGGTCGCTCGTCGCAGCGCGCTCCGAGGAGGACCGCGACAAGCCCAACAAGAGCAAGCCCGTCAAGTCGTCGAGTTCCAGCGGGAACCAGTCGAACAAGGGTAGCTCCTCGTCGTCGAAGGGCAAGTCGAAGAAGAACAAGTCGTCGAAGAAGCAGAGCCAGAAGGCGTCCTCGGACAACTGA
- a CDS encoding METTL5 family protein, producing the protein MNRRTLERHLQRLDGFADPRVEFEQYPTPADLAAHLVHLAALQGDLDRPVVDLGSGTGVLALGACLAGARTVVGVERDAAALDTARANAARLDLPHDRLPDWVRGDATRLPLCVDGATRPDGTTRSDDTTQSDGTAQADGVTVLSNPPFGAQRGNEHADRAFLASAAEVATVSYSIHNDDSRAFVESFAADRGGEVTHAFAAEFDVDRQFAFHTDDRRTLQTELFRVEW; encoded by the coding sequence ATGAACCGTCGGACGCTCGAACGCCACCTCCAGCGACTCGACGGGTTCGCCGACCCGCGCGTCGAGTTCGAGCAGTACCCGACGCCGGCGGACCTCGCCGCACACCTCGTCCACCTCGCCGCCCTCCAGGGCGACCTCGACCGCCCCGTCGTGGACCTCGGGAGCGGAACGGGTGTCCTCGCACTCGGAGCCTGTCTCGCGGGCGCGCGCACGGTGGTCGGCGTCGAACGCGACGCCGCGGCACTCGACACCGCCCGGGCCAACGCGGCTCGACTCGACCTGCCCCACGACCGCCTCCCCGACTGGGTCCGGGGCGACGCGACCCGACTCCCCCTCTGTGTCGACGGAGCGACCCGACCCGACGGAACTACCCGGTCCGACGATACCACCCAGTCCGACGGTACCGCTCAGGCCGACGGCGTGACGGTCCTCTCGAACCCGCCGTTCGGCGCGCAGCGTGGGAACGAACACGCGGACCGGGCGTTCCTCGCGAGTGCGGCTGAGGTCGCGACCGTCTCCTACTCCATCCACAACGACGACTCCCGCGCGTTCGTGGAGTCGTTCGCGGCCGACCGGGGCGGCGAGGTGACCCACGCGTTCGCCGCCGAGTTCGACGTGGACCGGCAGTTCGCGTTCCACACCGACGACCGCCGGACGCTACAGACCGAACTGTTCAGAGTCGAGTGGTGA
- a CDS encoding rhomboid family intramembrane serine protease, with the protein MVAVPGMETLHVLGLLVTVLVSLAVVRSLSDGGVGPILRRRLLLGVPWGTLLVTAFVLCVYFFVQGGWEYPRRPMVVPFRAWSYFYPLGILTSPFAHAGLGHVTGNLFATLTLASLAEYAWGHYPRKRGVQTFTSSLTNPFGRIALFVVVTLAIGVLTGVFALGPAIGFSGVVFAFAGFALMRYPLATVVAVTASGVISLLYAAVQNPILQQGGRSAFITPWWASIAIQGHALGLFLGATLGILYVRRVEERPPAVRLFVGVLLFCVAQNLWAVYTPLNGGRYELYRAAGTALLFVLATLFASAVVHVDRSLLGRFDVGFNEATFALVLAVTVALAGVAIPFNLFAVANPDAGVTDANSIDVGDYTVFYAHDVPNQYISSVSIDSGAVSSEVNASGVIVVSEQREIWWVVTSSSRLANDGRSLVRVGGIGWRDAVVADYSGWSPVGNSTAYVVYLYHQDAARLAYVSEPSQAALTITERNVTVVPGPEFTLRVTRGGETLGEAAIPVGNNTTSAGDLTFVREDRRVVATTDDGTRVTVATRAHTS; encoded by the coding sequence ATGGTCGCGGTCCCCGGGATGGAGACGCTCCACGTCCTCGGACTCCTCGTCACGGTCCTCGTCTCGCTGGCGGTCGTCCGCTCGCTCTCCGACGGCGGCGTCGGGCCGATACTCCGACGCCGACTCCTGCTGGGCGTCCCCTGGGGGACGCTCCTCGTCACCGCCTTCGTCCTCTGCGTCTACTTCTTCGTGCAGGGCGGCTGGGAGTATCCTCGCCGCCCGATGGTCGTCCCGTTCCGGGCGTGGTCGTACTTCTACCCGCTCGGCATCCTCACCTCCCCGTTCGCCCACGCCGGACTCGGCCACGTCACCGGTAACCTGTTCGCGACGCTCACGCTCGCATCCCTGGCGGAGTACGCGTGGGGCCACTACCCCCGGAAGCGGGGCGTCCAGACGTTCACCTCGTCTCTCACGAACCCGTTCGGTCGCATCGCCCTCTTCGTCGTCGTCACGCTCGCTATCGGCGTGCTGACCGGCGTGTTCGCGCTCGGCCCCGCCATCGGGTTCTCCGGCGTCGTCTTCGCCTTCGCCGGGTTCGCGCTGATGCGCTACCCGCTGGCGACGGTCGTCGCGGTGACCGCGAGCGGCGTCATCTCACTGCTGTACGCGGCGGTGCAGAACCCCATCCTCCAGCAGGGCGGCCGCTCGGCGTTCATCACGCCGTGGTGGGCCAGCATCGCCATCCAGGGCCACGCCCTCGGGCTCTTCCTCGGGGCGACCCTGGGCATCCTCTACGTCCGTCGCGTCGAGGAGCGTCCGCCCGCCGTCCGCCTGTTCGTCGGCGTGTTGCTGTTCTGCGTCGCCCAGAACCTCTGGGCGGTGTACACGCCGCTCAACGGCGGGCGCTACGAACTGTACCGGGCGGCCGGGACGGCGCTCCTGTTCGTCCTCGCGACGCTGTTCGCGAGCGCCGTCGTCCACGTCGACCGCTCGCTCCTCGGTCGGTTCGACGTCGGGTTCAACGAGGCGACGTTCGCGCTCGTCCTCGCCGTCACCGTCGCGCTGGCGGGTGTCGCCATCCCGTTCAACCTCTTCGCGGTCGCCAACCCGGACGCGGGCGTCACCGACGCCAACAGCATCGACGTGGGCGACTACACCGTGTTCTACGCCCACGACGTGCCCAACCAGTACATCTCCTCGGTCTCCATCGACTCCGGGGCGGTCAGTTCCGAGGTCAACGCCAGCGGCGTCATCGTCGTCAGCGAGCAACGGGAGATATGGTGGGTCGTCACGTCGTCTTCCCGCCTCGCCAACGACGGTCGGTCGCTCGTCCGCGTCGGCGGCATCGGGTGGCGCGACGCCGTCGTCGCCGACTACTCCGGGTGGTCGCCCGTCGGCAACAGCACCGCCTACGTCGTCTACCTCTACCACCAGGACGCCGCGCGTCTCGCCTACGTCTCCGAACCGTCGCAGGCCGCGCTGACCATCACCGAGCGGAACGTGACCGTCGTCCCCGGCCCCGAGTTCACGCTCCGCGTGACGCGAGGCGGCGAGACGCTCGGCGAGGCAGCCATCCCGGTCGGCAACAACACGACGAGCGCTGGCGACCTGACGTTCGTCCGCGAGGACCGTCGGGTCGTCGCAACCACCGACGACGGGACGCGCGTCACCGTCGCGACCCGTGCGCATACCTCCTGA
- a CDS encoding phosphotransferase family protein, producing MSDGEYFDRIVDVDRLAEYLESELGAAESYDVEHHQEGHSNETLFVTWGDRELVVRRPPPGEVADSAHDVLREYEVMDALQGTDVPLPNTVAACEGHAVLGSDFYLMDRTEGDVLREGVPERFENPDAREAIGRELVDGLVAVHEVDYEAVGLEEFGYPPGFTQRQVDRWTKQLMWAFEVTVEEREVPKLYDVMEWLDDNVPEDPPATLVHGDYKLDNVMYGPGHDPDLVAVFDWEMSTLGDPFTDLGWMLSYWRDAKDPAPSVPELTAQFMEGDDFLTREELVERYEDRTGFSFENERFYRALAVYKLAGLGEMFFRRYLEGNSDDPMYPTMEERVPALADRAVRIIEGDEPL from the coding sequence ATGAGTGACGGGGAGTACTTCGACCGCATCGTCGACGTGGACCGACTCGCCGAGTACCTCGAATCGGAACTCGGGGCCGCCGAATCGTACGACGTCGAACACCACCAGGAGGGCCACTCCAACGAGACGCTGTTCGTGACGTGGGGCGACCGCGAACTCGTCGTCCGTCGGCCGCCGCCGGGCGAGGTGGCCGACAGCGCCCACGACGTCCTCCGCGAGTACGAGGTGATGGACGCGCTCCAGGGCACCGACGTGCCGTTGCCGAACACCGTCGCCGCCTGCGAGGGCCACGCGGTCCTCGGCAGCGACTTCTACCTCATGGACCGCACCGAGGGCGACGTCCTCCGCGAGGGCGTCCCCGAACGCTTCGAGAACCCGGATGCGCGCGAGGCCATCGGCCGGGAACTCGTCGACGGCCTCGTCGCGGTCCACGAGGTGGACTACGAGGCGGTCGGTCTGGAGGAGTTCGGCTACCCGCCGGGGTTCACCCAGCGTCAGGTCGACCGCTGGACGAAACAGCTGATGTGGGCGTTCGAGGTCACCGTCGAGGAGCGGGAGGTGCCGAAACTGTACGACGTGATGGAGTGGCTCGACGACAACGTCCCCGAGGACCCGCCCGCGACGCTCGTCCACGGCGACTACAAACTGGACAACGTCATGTACGGACCGGGCCACGACCCGGACCTCGTCGCCGTCTTCGACTGGGAGATGAGCACGCTCGGCGACCCGTTCACCGACCTCGGGTGGATGCTGTCGTACTGGCGCGACGCGAAGGACCCCGCGCCGTCGGTGCCGGAACTGACGGCGCAGTTCATGGAGGGCGACGACTTCCTCACGCGCGAAGAACTCGTCGAGCGCTACGAGGACCGGACCGGGTTCTCGTTCGAGAACGAGCGGTTCTACCGGGCGCTCGCGGTGTACAAACTCGCCGGGCTCGGCGAGATGTTCTTCCGGCGCTACCTGGAGGGCAACTCCGACGACCCGATGTACCCGACGATGGAGGAGCGGGTCCCGGCGCTCGCGGACCGCGCGGTGCGCATCATCGAGGGCGACGAACCGCTCTGA